The following proteins come from a genomic window of Oricola thermophila:
- a CDS encoding GGDEF domain-containing protein yields MIDGGAYSRWFSGLDPWQQSVLVTIVAVLCADILTLVFYSLFFADRLVLDLVLTAVITFAVAFPISWLFMGQSTRVARLVEELREASQTDHLTRLANRREFMASVGTLISASKCPHGAGTLLFIDADHFKKINDTCGHGVGDRVLVALGAVIRDSLRSADVAARMGGEEFAVFLNGTDTAAAQVVAERIRTRVHPIAESMDLAQVGVTVSIGIARHRNGQDLDDVLRAADRSLYVAKERGRDRVVRDIDMFPAA; encoded by the coding sequence ATGATCGATGGCGGCGCCTATTCCCGATGGTTCAGCGGCTTGGACCCATGGCAGCAATCGGTGCTCGTGACGATTGTTGCCGTTCTCTGTGCCGACATACTCACGCTGGTCTTCTACAGCCTGTTTTTCGCGGACCGGCTCGTATTGGACCTTGTGTTGACCGCCGTCATCACCTTTGCCGTGGCATTTCCGATTAGCTGGCTGTTCATGGGGCAGTCGACCAGGGTTGCGCGGCTCGTCGAGGAGCTGCGGGAGGCATCCCAGACCGATCATCTGACGCGTCTTGCCAATCGTCGCGAGTTCATGGCTTCGGTCGGTACCCTGATTTCCGCATCGAAGTGCCCGCATGGAGCCGGAACGCTTCTTTTCATCGACGCCGATCATTTCAAGAAGATCAACGACACTTGCGGGCACGGTGTCGGTGACCGTGTCCTTGTCGCGCTCGGTGCGGTCATTCGCGACAGCCTGCGATCGGCCGACGTCGCCGCCCGCATGGGCGGCGAGGAGTTTGCGGTTTTTCTGAACGGGACCGACACGGCGGCAGCGCAGGTTGTCGCCGAGCGCATCCGGACCCGGGTCCACCCAATCGCCGAAAGCATGGATCTTGCACAGGTCGGCGTTACGGTCAGTATCGGGATCGCTCGCCACCGCAACGGGCAGGATCTGGACGACGTGCTTCGGGCGGCGGACCGTTCCCTTTACGTCGCGAAGGAGCGGGGTCGCGACCGTGTCGTCAGGGATATCGACATGTTCCCCGCGGCCTGA
- a CDS encoding ABC transporter permease, which yields MLSFILRRFGTMILTMLCLTMVVFFLVNLEPNLRKLSISQTNMRATDEQIESWLVKNGYRDNFLLRYGAWLGVYPKRPNVDPETGEAVPRFRYCDEPAEVRYSGVIQGDFGCSTKFKTTVSRKLFPALAATGWLMFYVMLVMVPGALITGVLAGMREGSRTDRTLSVASIASTATPEYVSGIIFTVVFASWLGWLNGSAATATRDGISFYNFTLPVMTMAIYGMGYIARMTRASMAEVMTAQYIRTARLKGLSFGAVVVKHALRNALIAPFTVIMLQFPWLLTGVVIVESMFRYQGFGYTLVQAASNNDIDLLLACSLVSVIVVLLTQLLSDIGYAFLNPRIRVS from the coding sequence TTGCTGTCATTCATATTGCGCCGGTTCGGCACCATGATCTTGACCATGCTGTGCCTGACGATGGTGGTCTTCTTCCTCGTCAATCTCGAACCGAACCTGCGCAAGTTGTCGATCAGCCAGACAAACATGCGGGCGACCGACGAGCAGATTGAAAGCTGGCTGGTCAAGAATGGCTATCGTGACAATTTCCTGCTGCGCTACGGTGCATGGCTAGGCGTCTATCCGAAGAGGCCGAATGTCGATCCGGAAACGGGTGAGGCGGTTCCGCGGTTTCGGTACTGCGACGAGCCCGCGGAAGTGCGTTATTCCGGGGTTATTCAGGGCGATTTCGGCTGTTCCACGAAATTCAAGACCACGGTTTCCCGCAAGCTGTTTCCGGCGCTTGCCGCGACCGGCTGGCTGATGTTCTACGTGATGCTGGTCATGGTGCCGGGCGCCCTGATAACGGGAGTGCTGGCGGGGATGCGCGAGGGATCGAGGACCGACCGAACGCTTTCCGTTGCCTCGATCGCGTCGACGGCGACGCCGGAATATGTCTCCGGCATCATATTCACGGTGGTGTTCGCGTCCTGGCTGGGATGGCTGAACGGTTCTGCCGCCACTGCCACCCGCGACGGGATTTCATTCTATAATTTCACGCTGCCGGTCATGACCATGGCGATCTACGGGATGGGCTATATCGCGCGCATGACGCGGGCATCCATGGCCGAGGTAATGACCGCGCAATATATACGCACGGCGCGCCTGAAGGGGCTTTCCTTCGGAGCCGTGGTGGTGAAACACGCGCTTCGCAATGCGCTGATTGCCCCGTTCACCGTCATCATGCTGCAATTTCCCTGGCTGCTGACCGGCGTGGTCATCGTGGAATCGATGTTCCGCTACCAGGGCTTCGGCTATACGCTGGTACAGGCCGCATCCAACAACGACATCGACCTGCTCCTGGCCTGCTCGCTGGTATCCGTGATCGTGGTGCTGCTGACCCAGCTCCTGTCAGACATAGGCTATGCCTTTCTCAACCCGCGCATCCGCGTGTCGTGA
- a CDS encoding ABC transporter permease, which produces METLSALEIILQLIVRFWPVWAALVVVGGLSWFNRERLGLYGQLYDSGIGMAGLLFIGFWLFTALFAGMVAPFDPLGVVPVMKNAAPGAIDPASGNPFLLGGDKLARDVFSRMVYGSQIVLMIAPAATAFALMVGITLGLPAGYYGGRIDSVLSFLANLVLAFPVILLFYLLVTPGIMETPIPYSMAGLFFVFPIIFLVTLFHTRYQSRPNIMWTGIILSVVIGAWVWISLVSNEIVVTRLGNGLTAPLAWLFDLPIFKIISIEPGQLNIFVAVVFASSPGVFRIVRGLVMDIKTRDYVAAAQTRGESPWYIMLWEVLPNARGPLIVDACLRIGYTTILLGTLGYFGLGMPPESPDWGTAIKDGSQLLRLTPWPAIVPAVALMSFVLGLNLLADALREESLKD; this is translated from the coding sequence ATGGAAACGCTTTCCGCACTGGAAATCATCCTGCAACTGATCGTCCGCTTCTGGCCGGTTTGGGCGGCCCTGGTCGTCGTCGGCGGCCTGTCCTGGTTCAACCGGGAACGGCTGGGTCTCTACGGCCAGCTCTATGATTCCGGCATCGGCATGGCGGGGCTTCTGTTCATCGGCTTCTGGCTGTTCACCGCGCTTTTCGCCGGCATGGTTGCACCTTTCGATCCGCTCGGGGTGGTGCCGGTCATGAAGAATGCGGCGCCCGGCGCGATAGACCCCGCCAGCGGAAATCCGTTCCTTCTCGGCGGCGACAAGCTGGCGCGCGATGTCTTCAGCCGCATGGTGTACGGGTCGCAGATCGTGCTCATGATCGCCCCGGCGGCGACGGCCTTTGCGCTGATGGTCGGCATCACGCTCGGCCTTCCGGCGGGTTACTATGGCGGCCGGATCGATTCCGTTCTGTCCTTCCTGGCCAATCTCGTGCTGGCCTTCCCGGTGATCCTGCTCTTCTACCTTCTGGTGACGCCGGGGATCATGGAAACGCCGATCCCCTATTCCATGGCCGGCCTGTTCTTCGTTTTCCCGATCATATTTCTCGTCACGCTTTTTCACACGCGCTACCAGTCGAGACCGAACATCATGTGGACCGGGATCATCCTGTCCGTTGTGATCGGCGCATGGGTGTGGATTTCGCTCGTTTCGAACGAGATCGTCGTGACAAGGCTTGGCAACGGATTGACGGCGCCGCTGGCGTGGCTGTTCGATTTGCCGATTTTCAAGATCATTTCCATCGAGCCGGGACAGCTCAACATCTTTGTCGCGGTGGTCTTCGCGTCGAGCCCCGGTGTCTTCCGCATCGTTCGCGGTCTCGTCATGGACATCAAGACGCGCGACTATGTCGCGGCCGCGCAAACCCGCGGTGAAAGCCCTTGGTACATCATGTTGTGGGAAGTGCTGCCCAATGCACGCGGTCCGCTCATCGTCGATGCCTGCCTGCGCATCGGCTACACCACCATATTGCTCGGAACGCTGGGCTATTTCGGCCTTGGCATGCCGCCGGAGAGCCCCGACTGGGGAACCGCGATCAAGGACGGGTCGCAACTGCTGCGACTCACGCCATGGCCGGCCATCGTGCCTGCTGTCGCCCTGATGTCATTCGTGCTTGGCCTGAACCTGCTCGCCGATGCGCTTCGCGAAGAATCGCTGAAGGATTGA
- a CDS encoding LysR family transcriptional regulator, producing the protein MHINDRQLRYFVKVAEVGNMTKAAALLHVAQPALGIQIRQLEELLGTPLFERHSRGVSVTPAGQRLYERACVILQLMEEAETELRAFGENRQEMLTFGVTPSIMRLVGTEIITAVRRDLPDVYLSLIEETSHVLEGSLQRGEIDLALTYELPANTPIANTPMLVEELLLVTHPRMAPAAPAVSFADLLGMELVLAHSRDPIRILVERAAQERGLSVNVAYEVQSLQATQRVVMEGSAASILPYGTVAQELAAGKLVSRRIVEPQLHRTLYLARPCGRGAFVNENGIMRLMRSVVKQLAMDLDDLAELSEDGESG; encoded by the coding sequence ATGCACATCAATGACCGGCAGCTACGGTATTTCGTGAAGGTTGCCGAGGTCGGCAACATGACGAAGGCCGCTGCGTTGCTGCATGTCGCCCAGCCGGCGCTGGGCATCCAGATCAGGCAGCTGGAGGAACTGCTCGGCACGCCGCTGTTCGAGCGCCACTCCCGCGGCGTCTCAGTGACGCCGGCGGGCCAGAGGCTCTATGAGCGCGCCTGCGTAATCCTGCAGCTGATGGAAGAGGCGGAAACCGAGTTAAGGGCGTTTGGCGAAAACCGTCAGGAGATGCTGACGTTCGGCGTCACGCCCTCAATCATGCGCCTCGTCGGGACCGAGATCATCACTGCAGTGCGGCGCGACTTGCCGGATGTCTATCTGAGCCTGATCGAGGAAACGAGCCACGTCTTGGAGGGGAGCCTGCAGCGCGGCGAGATCGACCTTGCACTCACCTACGAACTGCCGGCGAACACACCCATCGCGAACACGCCGATGCTGGTCGAGGAACTGCTTCTCGTGACCCATCCGCGCATGGCGCCGGCGGCGCCGGCGGTATCCTTCGCCGATCTCCTCGGCATGGAGCTCGTGCTCGCCCACAGCCGCGACCCGATCCGCATCCTTGTCGAGCGGGCCGCGCAGGAACGCGGTCTGAGTGTCAATGTCGCCTACGAAGTGCAGTCGCTTCAGGCGACGCAGCGGGTTGTCATGGAAGGCTCGGCGGCGAGCATCCTTCCCTACGGCACAGTGGCGCAGGAACTGGCCGCCGGGAAGCTCGTCTCGCGGCGGATCGTCGAGCCGCAGCTCCATCGAACGCTCTATCTGGCCCGCCCGTGCGGGCGTGGCGCCTTCGTCAACGAGAATGGCATCATGCGCCTGATGCGCTCGGTGGTGAAGCAACTGGCCATGGACTTGGACGATCTCGCCGAGCTGAGCGAGGATGGGGAAAGCGGCTGA
- a CDS encoding MFS transporter — translation MHGVSVFDSRYSWIRLAITLLIATVVNVGMWSIISVMPDVQAEFATARATASLPYTLTMAGFALGNLAIGRAVDRFGIRRALVGAAILLGASYAAAAASPSIHVLSAAQFAIGLGTAAGFGPLIADISLWFQRRRGIAVAIAASGNYLAGAVWPSLLQGVQSEGGWRAVYLSLAAIIVASVIPLSLLLGRRIPASATGVPLASIAGSRKAAAFSPRTMQWLLGLAGIGCCIAMSMPQVHIVSLCVDLGFGPSIGAEMLSVMLLGGVASRLISGIAADRLGGMATLLIGSTLQCIALFLYLPNEGLVSLYMVSAIFGLSQGGIVPSYALIVREYMPASEAGTRVGFVMMATIVGMAAGGWMSGWIYDVTGTYRMAFLNGIAWNVLNIAIIIMILSRAGRPRPMAA, via the coding sequence ATGCACGGCGTTTCGGTATTCGACAGCCGATATTCATGGATACGACTCGCGATCACCCTGCTGATCGCAACCGTCGTCAATGTCGGCATGTGGTCCATCATTTCCGTCATGCCGGATGTGCAGGCGGAATTCGCCACGGCGCGCGCGACCGCCTCGCTGCCATACACACTGACCATGGCGGGCTTCGCACTCGGCAATCTAGCAATTGGCCGGGCCGTGGACCGTTTCGGCATAAGGCGCGCACTTGTCGGCGCGGCGATCCTCCTGGGCGCAAGCTACGCGGCAGCGGCAGCCAGCCCGTCGATTCACGTGCTTTCGGCAGCACAGTTCGCCATCGGCCTGGGAACCGCGGCGGGTTTCGGTCCGCTGATCGCAGACATTTCCCTGTGGTTCCAGCGTCGCCGGGGCATCGCGGTGGCAATAGCGGCAAGCGGCAACTATCTCGCCGGCGCTGTCTGGCCTTCGCTTCTGCAAGGCGTCCAGAGCGAAGGGGGCTGGCGAGCGGTCTACCTGTCCCTTGCCGCAATCATCGTTGCCAGCGTGATACCGCTCTCGCTTCTGCTGGGTCGCCGGATACCGGCAAGCGCCACCGGAGTGCCACTCGCCTCGATCGCGGGGTCCCGCAAGGCAGCGGCCTTCTCGCCACGCACGATGCAATGGCTGCTCGGCCTCGCCGGAATCGGTTGCTGCATCGCCATGTCGATGCCGCAAGTGCACATCGTTTCCCTCTGCGTCGATCTCGGCTTCGGGCCTTCCATCGGCGCGGAGATGCTGTCCGTGATGCTTCTGGGCGGCGTCGCCTCCCGCCTCATTTCGGGAATCGCGGCCGACCGGCTCGGCGGCATGGCGACGCTCCTGATCGGATCGACGCTCCAGTGCATCGCGCTTTTTCTCTACCTGCCCAATGAGGGGCTGGTTTCGCTCTACATGGTCAGCGCCATCTTCGGCCTGTCGCAGGGCGGCATCGTGCCCAGTTACGCACTGATCGTTCGCGAGTACATGCCGGCAAGCGAAGCCGGCACGCGCGTTGGCTTCGTGATGATGGCAACCATCGTGGGCATGGCGGCCGGCGGCTGGATGTCTGGCTGGATCTACGACGTTACAGGTACATACCGCATGGCATTCCTCAACGGGATCGCCTGGAATGTCCTCAACATCGCGATCATCATCATGATCCTGTCGCGCGCCGGCCGCCCGAGGCCGATGGCAGCCTGA
- the hppD gene encoding 4-hydroxyphenylpyruvate dioxygenase: MGPFPHNAPKAKISAENPAGTDGFEFVEFAHPDPQELETLFKRMGYAPVARHKSKAITVWRQGDVNYIVNAEPGSHAMRFVDEHGPCAPSMAWRVVDAKHAFDHAVSKGATPYEGDDKMLDVPAIVGIGGSLLYFIDTYGEKGSPYDAEFEWIGERDPRPEGVGFYYLDHLTHNVYRGNMDKWWDFYRELFGFEQIHFFDIEGKLTGLVSRAITSPCGKIRIPLNESTDDKSQIESYLRKYRGEGIQHIAVGTENIYDATDALAENGLQFMPGPPDVYYEMSRDRVHGHDEPLDRMKKHGILIDGEGVVGGGETKILLQIFSKTVIGPIFFEFIQRKGDNGFGEGNFRALFESIERQQIESGELKVEAAE, from the coding sequence ATGGGTCCTTTTCCGCACAACGCACCGAAGGCGAAGATTTCCGCCGAGAACCCGGCCGGTACCGACGGATTCGAGTTTGTCGAGTTCGCCCACCCCGATCCACAGGAACTGGAAACGCTGTTCAAGCGCATGGGCTATGCGCCCGTTGCGCGCCACAAGTCAAAGGCGATCACGGTCTGGCGGCAGGGCGACGTGAACTACATCGTGAATGCCGAACCCGGCTCGCATGCGATGCGTTTCGTTGACGAGCACGGACCCTGCGCACCATCCATGGCGTGGCGGGTGGTCGATGCGAAGCATGCCTTCGATCATGCCGTTTCGAAGGGGGCCACGCCCTATGAAGGCGATGACAAGATGCTGGACGTACCGGCCATTGTCGGGATCGGCGGTTCGCTCCTCTATTTCATAGACACCTATGGTGAAAAGGGGTCGCCATACGATGCGGAATTCGAGTGGATCGGCGAACGCGATCCCAGGCCGGAGGGTGTCGGCTTCTACTATCTCGATCACCTCACCCACAATGTCTATCGCGGCAACATGGACAAGTGGTGGGACTTCTACCGCGAGCTGTTCGGCTTCGAACAGATCCACTTCTTCGACATCGAGGGCAAGCTCACCGGCCTTGTCAGCCGCGCCATCACCTCGCCCTGCGGCAAGATCCGCATTCCGCTGAACGAGTCGACCGACGACAAGTCGCAGATCGAGAGCTATTTGCGGAAGTACAGGGGCGAGGGGATCCAGCACATCGCCGTCGGGACCGAGAACATCTACGATGCGACGGATGCATTGGCCGAGAACGGGTTGCAGTTCATGCCCGGCCCCCCGGATGTCTACTACGAGATGAGCCGCGATCGCGTACACGGCCACGACGAACCGCTTGACCGGATGAAGAAGCACGGCATCCTCATTGACGGCGAAGGCGTCGTCGGGGGCGGTGAGACGAAGATCCTGCTGCAGATATTCTCCAAAACCGTGATCGGGCCGATCTTCTTCGAGTTCATCCAGCGGAAGGGAGACAACGGATTTGGCGAAGGCAACTTCCGCGCCCTGTTCGAGTCGATCGAGCGCCAGCAGATCGAGTCCGGTGAACTGAAGGTCGAGGCAGCCGAATAG
- a CDS encoding Gfo/Idh/MocA family protein, whose product MLNIAVFGSGKWADRLVGSVQGKSEKIAFKAAASRNPDRHVDFGEKYGIAIRNYHEVLADPAIDAVLIATAHSSHRDLAVMAAEAGKHVFIEKPLALTVADAERIIAACDKAKVRLAHGFNRRFAPAYLEMVRRLHASEIGEMLHLEGQFSGPSGYALKPGTWRAERAECPAGAMTARGIHALDAMISMAGPVKSVFCYSERRVLDVDIDDVTSALLRFDSGVTGYLASHHATGEIWRLQAYGTRGWLEMRGDTDLVICKLGNDPERIPLVGTDKERAELEAFADFVAGGRAYPVTNQQALNGIAVVEAMISSAQSGRDTAIHQ is encoded by the coding sequence ATGCTGAACATCGCAGTGTTCGGGTCCGGCAAATGGGCGGATCGCCTAGTTGGATCGGTACAGGGCAAGAGCGAAAAGATCGCGTTCAAGGCGGCGGCGAGCCGCAATCCCGACCGCCATGTCGATTTCGGCGAAAAATACGGCATTGCCATTCGCAACTACCACGAGGTGCTGGCGGATCCAGCCATCGATGCCGTGCTCATCGCGACGGCGCATTCCAGTCACCGTGATCTCGCAGTCATGGCTGCCGAGGCGGGCAAGCACGTGTTCATCGAGAAGCCACTTGCCCTTACCGTCGCCGACGCAGAGCGGATCATTGCCGCTTGCGACAAGGCGAAGGTCCGGCTCGCTCACGGCTTCAACCGCCGCTTCGCGCCGGCCTATCTGGAAATGGTCAGGCGGCTGCACGCCTCCGAGATCGGCGAGATGTTGCATCTTGAAGGCCAGTTTTCCGGTCCCTCGGGCTATGCGCTCAAGCCGGGCACGTGGCGGGCGGAGCGGGCGGAGTGCCCGGCCGGCGCGATGACGGCGCGCGGCATTCACGCACTCGACGCGATGATTTCCATGGCGGGGCCGGTCAAGTCGGTGTTCTGCTACAGCGAACGGCGGGTGCTCGACGTCGACATCGACGACGTCACCTCAGCGCTGTTGCGTTTTGACAGCGGGGTGACCGGCTATCTCGCCTCGCATCACGCGACCGGCGAGATCTGGCGGCTGCAAGCCTACGGCACCCGGGGATGGCTGGAAATGCGCGGCGACACCGACCTCGTCATTTGCAAGCTTGGCAACGATCCGGAACGCATACCCCTGGTCGGTACCGACAAGGAACGAGCGGAACTGGAGGCCTTCGCCGACTTCGTCGCCGGTGGCAGGGCCTATCCAGTCACCAACCAGCAGGCGCTGAATGGGATCGCCGTCGTCGAGGCGATGATTTCCTCGGCGCAATCCGGCCGCGACACGGCCATTCACCAATAG
- a CDS encoding Lrp/AsnC family transcriptional regulator → MGETYLDETDRKILALLQDDARLTNNDLAERIHLSPSQCSRRRARLERDGFIAGYHAHVDGEKAGFGLVNFISVTLSTHNRNNAARFAELMTRLPEVQEAHALTGEMDYILKVVTKDLRGLSDFVNETLLPHEAVQNVKTSIVLQTLKETSALPL, encoded by the coding sequence ATGGGCGAAACGTATCTAGATGAAACCGACCGCAAGATCCTTGCTCTCTTGCAGGATGACGCGCGGCTGACCAACAACGACCTCGCCGAGCGCATTCACCTGTCGCCGTCGCAATGTTCACGCCGGCGCGCGCGGCTGGAACGCGACGGCTTCATTGCCGGCTATCACGCGCACGTCGATGGCGAGAAAGCCGGTTTCGGACTGGTGAACTTCATCTCGGTGACGCTGTCGACGCACAACCGCAACAACGCCGCGCGCTTCGCCGAACTGATGACGAGACTGCCGGAAGTGCAGGAAGCGCATGCGCTGACCGGCGAGATGGACTACATTCTGAAGGTCGTCACGAAAGACCTGCGCGGCCTGTCGGATTTCGTCAACGAGACACTGCTGCCGCACGAGGCGGTGCAGAACGTCAAGACGTCGATCGTGCTGCAGACCCTGAAGGAGACGAGCGCACTGCCACTGTGA
- a CDS encoding dipeptide ABC transporter ATP-binding protein: MNTATTEAPKMTGSKGAAQTPILEIENLHISFYTRAGEIPAVMDFSCKVMPGEAMGIVGESGCGKSTVALGIMRDMGNRGKIKSGTIRFKGRDMGEMSDAELRDLRGSKIAMIYQEPMASLNPAMKIGRQLMEVPIIHEGVSKEEAWTRSVEMLEAVRLPDPERLMGSYPHQISGGQQQRVVIAMALLSNPELLLLDEPTTALDVTVEAGIVQLVKDLGKKFGMSMLFISHNLGLILETCDRITVMYSGEAVETGDVRDVFDRMRHPYTQGLFRSIPLPGTDKNERPLIAIPGQLPLPHERPRGCNFAPRCHHFREGVCDVREIPMQAVPGHAGHSSRCERFPELDWNETPEGVRRREQVEPGDPILQIEDLKKYYDVAANAIFGGGERRTVKANESITFNAREAETVALVGESGCGKSTLAKVLLGLETATSGTVRLGNEEIQAIEVERRGADLVSQIQMVFQNPFDTLNPSHSVGSQIIRTLEKFNIGSSQEERRERMLELLDLVKLPRAFETRMPRQLSGGQKQRIGVARAFAGGPKVVVADEPVSALDVSVQAAVTELLMDIQRESRTTMLFISHDLSVVRYIADRVVVMYLGYIVEQGTTDEVFAPPYHPYTEALLSAIPIADTSVKKKSIILEGDIPSALNPPPGCPFQTRCPHKGQVPGNLCETQVPPVKRFGSGHSVLCHLSDEYFSAMEPVISFDAAEQGQAPKKPAVRRSAKASAGAGMAAPKGGAKRSTAKNARPRGMRKPAKPDDLKLISGIGPKIEGILNGLGIYKYEQVAKWKKAERDWVDDHLKFKGRIERDDWVRQAKALARGGVEEYARVFGRKPR, from the coding sequence ATGAACACCGCAACCACCGAAGCCCCGAAAATGACAGGTTCGAAGGGTGCCGCGCAGACACCGATCCTCGAGATCGAGAACCTGCACATCTCCTTCTATACCCGTGCCGGCGAGATACCGGCCGTGATGGATTTTTCCTGCAAGGTCATGCCCGGCGAGGCGATGGGAATCGTCGGCGAGTCCGGCTGTGGCAAGTCCACGGTCGCGCTCGGCATCATGCGCGACATGGGGAATCGCGGGAAGATCAAGTCCGGCACGATCAGGTTCAAGGGTCGCGACATGGGCGAGATGAGCGATGCCGAGCTGCGTGACCTGCGCGGTTCCAAGATCGCCATGATCTATCAGGAGCCCATGGCCTCCCTCAATCCGGCGATGAAGATCGGGCGCCAGTTGATGGAGGTTCCGATCATCCACGAGGGCGTTTCGAAGGAAGAGGCGTGGACGCGTTCGGTCGAGATGCTCGAGGCAGTGCGCTTGCCCGACCCCGAGCGCCTGATGGGGTCCTATCCGCACCAGATATCGGGCGGTCAGCAGCAGCGCGTCGTTATCGCCATGGCGCTTCTGTCCAATCCGGAACTGCTCCTGCTCGACGAACCGACCACTGCCCTCGATGTCACGGTCGAGGCCGGCATCGTCCAGCTGGTCAAGGATCTCGGCAAGAAGTTCGGCATGTCGATGCTGTTCATCTCCCACAACCTGGGCCTGATACTGGAGACCTGTGACCGCATTACCGTTATGTATTCGGGAGAGGCGGTGGAGACCGGCGATGTCCGGGACGTGTTCGACCGCATGCGCCATCCCTATACGCAGGGTCTCTTTCGCTCGATTCCCTTGCCGGGCACCGACAAGAACGAACGCCCGCTGATCGCGATTCCCGGTCAGCTTCCCCTGCCGCACGAGCGCCCCAGGGGATGCAATTTCGCTCCCCGCTGTCACCATTTCAGGGAGGGTGTTTGCGATGTTCGCGAGATACCGATGCAGGCGGTTCCCGGCCATGCCGGACACTCCAGCCGCTGCGAGCGTTTTCCGGAGCTTGACTGGAACGAGACGCCGGAAGGGGTGCGGCGGCGTGAACAGGTCGAACCCGGTGATCCGATCCTCCAGATCGAAGACCTGAAGAAGTATTACGATGTTGCCGCGAACGCGATTTTCGGCGGCGGCGAGCGGCGTACCGTCAAGGCAAACGAGTCGATCACCTTCAATGCCCGCGAGGCGGAGACCGTCGCGTTGGTCGGCGAGTCCGGTTGCGGAAAGTCGACGCTGGCAAAGGTGCTGCTCGGCCTCGAAACGGCGACCAGCGGCACCGTCAGGCTCGGCAACGAGGAAATCCAGGCAATCGAGGTCGAAAGACGCGGCGCTGACCTCGTGTCGCAGATCCAGATGGTCTTCCAGAATCCGTTCGACACGCTCAATCCGAGCCACTCCGTCGGTTCGCAGATCATCAGGACGCTAGAGAAGTTCAATATCGGTTCGAGCCAGGAGGAGAGGCGCGAGCGCATGCTGGAGCTTCTCGACCTCGTCAAGTTGCCACGCGCCTTCGAGACCCGTATGCCGCGGCAGTTGTCGGGCGGTCAGAAGCAGCGCATCGGTGTTGCCCGCGCTTTCGCCGGCGGTCCCAAGGTCGTCGTCGCCGACGAGCCGGTTTCGGCGCTCGATGTTTCCGTGCAGGCCGCGGTGACGGAATTGCTGATGGATATCCAGCGCGAGTCACGCACTACCATGCTCTTCATCAGCCATGACCTTTCGGTCGTGCGCTATATCGCGGATCGCGTCGTGGTCATGTATCTCGGCTATATCGTGGAGCAGGGCACCACCGACGAGGTTTTCGCGCCGCCCTACCATCCGTACACCGAGGCGCTCCTGTCGGCGATTCCCATTGCGGACACGTCGGTGAAGAAGAAATCCATTATCCTGGAGGGCGATATTCCCTCGGCCCTCAATCCGCCGCCGGGATGTCCGTTCCAGACGCGCTGTCCCCACAAGGGGCAGGTGCCCGGAAATTTGTGCGAGACGCAGGTGCCGCCGGTCAAGCGCTTCGGAAGTGGACATTCTGTGCTTTGCCATTTGTCGGACGAGTATTTCTCGGCGATGGAGCCGGTCATTTCCTTCGATGCGGCGGAACAGGGTCAGGCCCCGAAGAAGCCTGCCGTGCGGAGGTCTGCGAAGGCATCTGCCGGTGCGGGGATGGCGGCCCCGAAAGGCGGCGCGAAACGTTCGACTGCAAAGAACGCGCGTCCGCGGGGCATGCGCAAGCCGGCGAAACCGGACGACTTGAAACTCATCTCGGGAATCGGGCCGAAGATCGAGGGTATCCTGAACGGGCTCGGCATCTACAAGTACGAACAGGTCGCCAAGTGGAAGAAAGCCGAGCGCGACTGGGTCGATGACCATTTGAAGTTCAAGGGACGCATCGAGCGGGACGATTGGGTGAGGCAGGCCAAGGCGCTCGCCAGGGGTGGCGTCGAGGAATACGCCAGGGTCTTCGGCAGGAAACCGCGATAG